In Methanothrix sp., a genomic segment contains:
- the pssA gene encoding CDP-diacylglycerol--serine O-phosphatidyltransferase, giving the protein MNILHALRPPDLFTILNISLGFAAILLIHESQSQDAIKLAVLLIIIAAVADGLDGFVARRTGSGPLGANLDSLADLISFGAAPAFLVVGAFSPPMHIWPAAIIFLTCGALRLARFNISGKSDQLFEGLPIPAAGMALSVSVLLGKPSLTIPLMLLLALLMISTLPYPKIRDMRILLILGLLVIAAAWAVFLQSNILYAAIILGALVIAYLLSPVVISRLQKGR; this is encoded by the coding sequence ATGAACATCCTGCACGCCCTCCGGCCGCCGGACCTGTTCACCATCTTGAATATCTCTTTGGGATTTGCTGCCATTCTCCTCATCCATGAATCGCAATCTCAGGATGCTATAAAGCTCGCTGTACTTCTCATAATTATAGCTGCAGTAGCAGACGGCCTGGACGGATTTGTGGCTCGAAGAACTGGATCCGGCCCTCTGGGAGCAAACCTGGACTCCCTGGCAGACCTGATCTCTTTTGGAGCAGCCCCCGCCTTTCTTGTGGTTGGGGCCTTCAGCCCGCCCATGCATATCTGGCCGGCAGCGATCATCTTTCTCACCTGTGGAGCTCTCCGCCTGGCCAGGTTCAATATCTCAGGCAAGAGCGATCAACTCTTCGAGGGCCTGCCCATCCCTGCAGCAGGCATGGCTCTGTCCGTCAGCGTCCTTCTGGGGAAGCCCAGCCTGACCATTCCGCTGATGTTATTACTGGCTCTGCTCATGATAAGCACCTTGCCTTATCCCAAGATCAGGGATATGAGAATCCTCTTGATACTGGGCCTGCTGGTCATAGCTGCTGCCTGGGCGGTCTTCCTTCAAAGCAACATCCTTTATGCCGCCATTATTTTGGGTGCGCTCGTAATTGCATATTTATTAAGTCCGGTGGTGATCTCACGCCTACAAAAAGGGAGATAG
- a CDS encoding DNA polymerase ligase N-terminal domain-containing protein produces the protein MNSDRLKRYQEKRDFTVTSEPNPSLLAEKGEASGGHTPGGQIFVVQEHHSRQLHYDLRLEVEGVLKSWAVPKGLSMNPRDKRLAVQTEDHPVEYASFEGTIPEGQYGAGTVAIWDSGSYRNLSNKDGREIPLSRALESGHASFWLEGRRLQGGFALTRTPRGWLLVKMRDEKAKS, from the coding sequence ATGAATTCCGATCGGCTTAAACGCTATCAAGAGAAGAGGGACTTCACTGTCACTTCTGAGCCCAATCCATCCTTATTGGCGGAGAAGGGAGAAGCCTCAGGCGGCCATACCCCAGGCGGCCAGATCTTTGTAGTGCAGGAGCACCATTCCCGCCAACTGCACTATGACCTCCGCCTGGAGGTGGAGGGCGTCTTGAAATCCTGGGCTGTGCCCAAAGGGCTTTCCATGAATCCAAGGGATAAGCGACTGGCAGTCCAGACCGAAGACCATCCAGTGGAGTATGCCTCATTTGAGGGCACAATTCCCGAGGGGCAGTACGGAGCGGGAACGGTGGCCATCTGGGATTCGGGCAGCTACAGGAACCTCTCGAATAAGGATGGCCGGGAGATTCCCCTCTCCCGGGCCCTGGAAAGCGGCCATGCCTCATTCTGGCTGGAGGGCAGGAGGCTGCAGGGCGGCTTCGCCCTCACCAGGACTCCTCGCGGCTGGCTGCTGGTCAAGATGAGGGATGAGAAGGCGAAATCATAG
- a CDS encoding MFS transporter, with protein sequence MMDQHKRERRRALGAVIGCSAAIFWPGALTFGFPGVMAPAWREMFQVGSGATGAALFFMLAAVGINMFLVGRWQERYGIRRMIFLGILLTACGCILAAYAESIFMVYAWSFLNGTASCFVYIPALTLVQHWYPHRRGLVSGTVSMVFGLAAAIMSPVFGMMLQSLGYRSLGLLLAALTLASGFMGAYLAREPDYTAGWQWGKGAGTGSEERNRSLTVKETLHTRSFWFLWMTWTLAGAAGISMTVLSTGYGLSLGLPLESSVLILTAFNLTNGTGRLASGYLSDQWGRARVMSLAFLAAALAYFLFPLADDLPSSAILAAVVGFAFGTLFSVSAPLVADCFGLDHFGAIFGLTFAAYGFIAGPLGPALAGHLLDLNGGDFVPVFLYLGAFSLLAALSIRQVVPPQDY encoded by the coding sequence ATGATGGACCAGCATAAGCGAGAGAGGAGGCGGGCTCTTGGGGCAGTGATCGGCTGCTCAGCGGCCATCTTCTGGCCGGGGGCTCTCACCTTCGGCTTTCCCGGTGTGATGGCCCCGGCATGGCGGGAGATGTTCCAGGTCGGCAGCGGGGCCACTGGAGCGGCTCTGTTCTTCATGCTGGCAGCAGTGGGCATCAACATGTTCCTGGTGGGCCGCTGGCAGGAGCGGTATGGAATCAGAAGGATGATCTTTCTGGGGATTCTCCTCACTGCCTGCGGTTGCATCCTGGCGGCATATGCAGAATCGATTTTTATGGTCTATGCCTGGTCTTTTCTCAATGGAACTGCCTCATGCTTTGTTTACATCCCCGCCCTCACTCTGGTGCAGCATTGGTATCCCCACCGGAGGGGGCTGGTCTCAGGGACGGTGAGCATGGTCTTCGGGCTCGCCGCTGCCATCATGTCTCCTGTATTCGGGATGATGCTGCAATCCCTGGGCTACAGGAGTCTGGGCCTGCTCCTGGCTGCCCTTACCCTGGCTTCAGGCTTTATGGGCGCATACCTCGCCCGGGAGCCGGATTATACAGCCGGCTGGCAGTGGGGGAAGGGAGCCGGCACGGGAAGTGAGGAGAGGAATCGATCTTTGACAGTGAAGGAGACTCTTCACACTCGGAGCTTCTGGTTTCTCTGGATGACCTGGACCCTGGCCGGGGCGGCGGGTATCTCCATGACCGTCCTCTCCACAGGCTATGGATTATCCCTGGGCCTTCCCCTGGAGTCCTCAGTCCTCATCCTCACCGCCTTCAATCTGACCAATGGCACCGGCCGCCTGGCGAGCGGTTATCTCTCCGATCAATGGGGAAGAGCAAGGGTCATGAGCTTGGCCTTCCTGGCTGCAGCCCTGGCCTATTTTCTCTTTCCCCTGGCAGATGATCTGCCCTCGTCTGCAATCCTGGCGGCAGTGGTGGGATTTGCCTTCGGCACACTGTTTTCAGTATCAGCCCCCCTGGTGGCAGACTGCTTCGGCCTGGATCATTTCGGAGCCATATTCGGCCTTACCTTTGCCGCCTACGGATTTATCGCCGGGCCGCTGGGTCCCGCCCTCGCTGGACATCTGCTGGATCTGAATGGAGGCGACTTCGTCCCCGTCTTCCTCTATCTGGGAGCCTTCAGCCTGCTTGCCGCCCTCTCCATCAGGCAGGTGGTGCCCCCGCAGGATTATTGA
- a CDS encoding IS256 family transposase has translation MKDRKECMKKLTTTLLNEVMQQEAENQIQARPYERTGKRKAHRNGTRPRKLKTIHGEIELEKPQIREFPFKTTVFERYSRVEESVRIAVAESHLAGVTTRKVEKVFSEFGLENISPSEVSRISKKLDKQVQEFLNRPIEGPVPYLFLDASYFKVRDERRYVNKALLIVTGIHDDGYREILSAEVAASEDASCWENCFESLKARGLKGVKLVTSDGHKGIQAAVQKEFLGASWQMCNVHFMRAVLKNIPKKDKKEVAYMLKDSLDDECKMQELAVILDDRGAKKSADTIDSFRFDLWNYKSFPRQHWRRIRTTNVLERINKELKRRSRVSGAYSNDQSLLRVAVCIMMDINEDWITGNRYLSLEE, from the coding sequence GTGAAAGATCGGAAAGAGTGCATGAAGAAGCTAACCACCACGCTCTTAAATGAGGTAATGCAGCAGGAAGCAGAGAACCAGATCCAGGCCCGCCCCTATGAACGCACTGGCAAGAGAAAGGCGCACAGGAATGGAACACGACCGCGAAAGCTCAAGACTATTCACGGTGAAATCGAGCTTGAAAAACCTCAAATCAGAGAATTCCCGTTCAAGACCACTGTCTTCGAGAGATATTCTCGAGTAGAAGAATCTGTTAGAATCGCTGTTGCTGAATCTCATCTCGCGGGAGTGACAACAAGAAAAGTCGAAAAAGTGTTCTCTGAATTCGGATTAGAAAATATCTCACCTTCTGAAGTATCAAGAATCTCGAAAAAGTTAGATAAACAGGTACAGGAATTTTTAAACAGGCCGATCGAAGGACCAGTTCCGTACTTGTTCCTGGATGCAAGCTATTTCAAAGTCAGGGATGAGAGACGGTATGTAAACAAGGCACTGCTTATCGTTACCGGTATTCATGATGATGGTTATCGCGAGATTCTAAGTGCTGAAGTCGCCGCAAGCGAAGATGCATCTTGTTGGGAAAATTGCTTTGAAAGCTTGAAGGCGAGAGGGCTTAAAGGTGTCAAATTAGTGACATCCGATGGTCACAAAGGGATACAGGCAGCTGTGCAGAAAGAATTTTTAGGAGCTTCCTGGCAGATGTGTAATGTTCATTTCATGAGAGCCGTGCTCAAGAACATACCTAAGAAAGATAAAAAAGAGGTTGCTTATATGCTGAAGGATTCTCTTGATGATGAGTGCAAGATGCAGGAGCTGGCAGTCATTCTTGATGATAGAGGAGCCAAAAAGTCAGCAGACACGATTGATAGCTTCAGATTTGATCTTTGGAACTACAAATCGTTTCCTAGACAGCACTGGAGGCGGATTCGGACTACCAACGTCCTGGAAAGGATCAACAAGGAACTGAAACGAAGAAGTCGCGTATCAGGAGCATATTCGAATGATCAATCGCTCCTGAGAGTAGCGGTTTGCATCATGATGGATATCAATGAGGATTGGATAACAGGTAATAGGTATTTATCTTTGGAGGAGTGA
- the artA gene encoding archaeosortase A, with protein MMLDWLASYLLWISLLFLLVSALSRKSSIAIPGWALLGLFWLYQPGRYLASNDYLNALLFTAAGLMCLYMAGMLARRSSPSKAQLWASYAAAVCGMVYFPFAEIEPLREALIGFTTLITAHALLALSVPVSMPSWNMVTLNERSVEIVLACTAIESISLFAGLIISVQAPRGRKAIALALSTLSIYILNIVRNGFVIVAYGWSWFGSESFEVAHNMIAKIGSAATLLLISYLIFLLLPELLLIIDELAGDIRHPRGDAA; from the coding sequence ATGATGTTGGACTGGCTGGCCTCCTACCTGCTCTGGATCAGCTTATTGTTTCTGCTTGTCTCAGCCCTGAGCAGAAAAAGCAGCATTGCCATACCGGGATGGGCTCTATTGGGCCTGTTCTGGCTGTACCAGCCGGGACGCTATCTGGCCAGCAATGATTACCTCAATGCCCTCCTCTTCACTGCCGCCGGCCTGATGTGCCTTTACATGGCGGGGATGCTGGCGAGAAGGAGCAGCCCCTCCAAAGCCCAGCTCTGGGCGAGCTATGCCGCTGCAGTCTGTGGAATGGTCTATTTTCCCTTTGCTGAGATCGAGCCCTTAAGAGAGGCCCTGATAGGATTTACCACCCTCATAACTGCACATGCTCTTCTCGCTCTATCCGTTCCAGTGAGCATGCCAAGCTGGAATATGGTGACCCTGAATGAGAGGTCGGTGGAGATCGTCCTCGCCTGCACCGCCATTGAGAGCATCTCCCTCTTTGCCGGACTGATCATATCAGTCCAGGCACCAAGAGGGCGCAAGGCGATAGCTCTGGCCCTGTCCACCCTCTCCATCTATATCCTGAACATAGTGAGAAATGGGTTTGTGATCGTAGCCTACGGCTGGAGCTGGTTTGGCAGCGAGAGCTTCGAGGTTGCTCATAATATGATCGCCAAGATCGGGTCTGCTGCTACTCTTTTATTGATCTCGTATCTGATATTCCTCCTCCTCCCCGAGCTTCTCCTGATCATCGATGAGCTGGCCGGGGACATAAGACACCCCAGGGGAGATGCCGCTTGA
- a CDS encoding S8 family serine peptidase, protein MAADNAANQGAVVCVAAGNRNSTKNKDQPSGASASQLRGSSPVELSGAGGSSKDVYFLFVPIVLALPPGLIDSPGDGVNVITLGSTDAEGRMAKFSGSGPTRDDRIKPDVVAPGMDIISTVPAGLKGPDYVDTYYARESGTSLSTPIAAGLAALLLQEMGDLTPPGSRGL, encoded by the coding sequence ATGGCTGCAGATAATGCCGCTAATCAGGGAGCGGTGGTATGCGTGGCTGCGGGCAACCGCAACAGCACCAAGAACAAAGATCAGCCATCGGGAGCATCGGCCAGCCAGCTGAGAGGCTCTTCCCCGGTCGAGCTCTCCGGCGCCGGGGGGAGCAGCAAGGATGTCTACTTCCTTTTTGTGCCCATCGTCCTCGCCCTGCCTCCGGGCCTTATCGACTCCCCAGGCGACGGGGTGAATGTCATCACCCTGGGTTCAACTGATGCTGAGGGCCGCATGGCCAAGTTCTCCGGCTCCGGGCCGACCAGGGACGATAGGATCAAGCCGGATGTCGTCGCCCCGGGGATGGATATCATATCCACTGTGCCTGCAGGACTGAAAGGGCCGGATTATGTTGATACCTACTATGCCCGGGAGTCGGGAACGAGCCTTTCCACTCCCATTGCTGCCGGCCTGGCTGCTCTTCTCTTGCAGGAGATGGGCGATCTCACCCCGCCGGGGTCAAGGGGGCTATGA
- a CDS encoding DUF2202 domain-containing protein → MKAINVIIFPFFLLFLLLLSGCIERPEAPVVSEQDATMEWKADGIVSEGEYSRSMLLQAPPRQGYSGGNMQISWRNDDEYLYLALNGSTTGWIALGFEPLEWMKDSDIILASVDNGRAVVLDEYCTGNYGPHIEDTMLGGTDDIEEYAGRESDGRTIIELKRKLKTSDRFDKSFSPGQAISIIWALSDNPDISQKHNVAYGEGILTLTSQGEVAAASVLGGLSPREIEGLVFIWEEEKAARDIYSSLYEKNNLTIFLDLTRSEQSHMDQAKAVIDKHGLALPEDVPGLFENKTLQEIHDRLLAEGSASIEGALRAAAEFEEISIMDLEAELAVAESEDVRTMYQGLLAGSRKHLRSYVTDLHSQGIDYQPRHLEMKEFEETVKA, encoded by the coding sequence ATGAAGGCGATCAATGTTATCATCTTCCCGTTTTTCCTGCTTTTCCTTCTGCTCCTTTCGGGCTGCATCGAGCGCCCGGAGGCCCCAGTGGTCTCAGAGCAGGATGCCACAATGGAATGGAAGGCCGATGGAATAGTCAGCGAGGGGGAATACAGCCGCAGCATGCTCCTCCAGGCCCCGCCCAGACAGGGTTATAGCGGCGGGAATATGCAGATCTCCTGGAGGAATGATGATGAGTATCTCTATCTCGCCCTGAACGGCAGCACCACCGGCTGGATAGCTCTGGGATTTGAGCCTTTGGAGTGGATGAAGGACTCAGACATAATCCTGGCCTCAGTGGACAATGGCCGGGCCGTGGTGCTGGACGAGTACTGCACAGGCAACTATGGCCCTCATATCGAGGATACCATGCTGGGCGGCACTGACGATATAGAGGAGTATGCGGGAAGGGAATCGGACGGAAGAACCATAATCGAGCTGAAAAGAAAGCTCAAGACCTCTGACCGGTTCGACAAGTCCTTCTCCCCAGGACAGGCGATCTCCATCATATGGGCGCTCTCTGACAATCCTGACATCAGCCAGAAGCACAATGTGGCCTATGGCGAGGGCATCCTCACCCTGACCAGTCAGGGCGAGGTGGCAGCTGCTTCTGTCCTGGGAGGGCTCAGCCCAAGAGAGATAGAGGGGCTTGTATTCATCTGGGAGGAGGAGAAGGCAGCAAGAGACATCTACTCATCTCTGTACGAGAAGAACAATCTCACCATCTTCCTGGACCTGACCAGATCAGAGCAGAGCCACATGGACCAGGCTAAGGCGGTGATCGATAAGCATGGCCTTGCCCTTCCAGAAGATGTGCCGGGATTGTTCGAAAACAAGACACTGCAGGAGATCCACGACCGCCTTTTGGCAGAGGGATCAGCCTCCATTGAGGGGGCGCTGAGGGCGGCAGCAGAATTTGAGGAGATAAGCATCATGGACCTGGAGGCTGAGCTGGCAGTAGCTGAGAGCGAGGATGTCAGGACCATGTATCAGGGACTCCTGGCCGGCTCAAGAAAGCACCTCCGCTCTTATGTGACTGATCTTCACAGCCAGGGAATAGACTACCAGCCGCGGCATCTTGAGATGAAGGAGTTTGAGGAGACGGTGAAGGCCTAG
- the guaA gene encoding glutamine-hydrolyzing GMP synthase — translation MNVERFIEDAIAEIKRNIQGRAIIGLSGGVDSSVCAVLAHRALGERLVSVYVDSGLMRESESERIEELFKDLGLVRVNAQERFLEALRGITDPEEKRMVVGETFIRIFEEEAGRIGSDCLIQGTIYPDRIESDGGIKAHHNVGGLPSRMEFKSIVEPLRDLYKEDVRQVARALGLPAEISERMPFPGPGLAVRVAGEVTSDKLDVVRRANAIVEEELKEFNPWQALAALLGKATGVKEGDRIYGYVIAVRAVSSQDAMTAEAMELPWEALRRISSRITGEIPAVCRVVYDLTPKPPGTIEFE, via the coding sequence ATGAATGTGGAGCGCTTCATAGAGGATGCCATTGCGGAGATCAAACGCAATATCCAGGGCCGCGCAATTATCGGTCTGTCTGGAGGGGTGGACAGCTCAGTGTGTGCGGTGCTCGCCCACCGGGCTTTGGGTGAGCGGCTGGTATCTGTCTATGTGGACTCGGGGCTGATGAGAGAGTCTGAGTCCGAGCGCATCGAGGAGCTGTTCAAGGATCTTGGACTGGTGCGGGTCAACGCCCAGGAGCGTTTTTTGGAGGCCTTGCGAGGCATCACCGATCCCGAGGAGAAGAGGATGGTGGTGGGAGAGACCTTCATCCGGATCTTCGAGGAGGAGGCAGGCAGGATAGGCAGCGATTGCCTGATCCAGGGCACCATCTATCCGGACAGGATCGAGTCGGATGGGGGCATAAAGGCCCATCATAATGTGGGAGGCCTTCCCAGCCGGATGGAGTTCAAGAGCATAGTCGAGCCTCTGCGCGACCTGTACAAGGAGGATGTCCGCCAGGTGGCACGGGCTCTGGGCCTCCCTGCAGAGATCAGCGAGAGGATGCCGTTTCCCGGCCCCGGGCTGGCAGTCAGAGTGGCAGGCGAGGTCACCAGCGATAAGCTGGATGTGGTCAGAAGGGCAAATGCCATTGTGGAGGAGGAGTTGAAGGAATTCAATCCCTGGCAGGCACTTGCCGCCCTCCTGGGCAAGGCGACTGGAGTCAAGGAAGGCGACCGGATCTACGGCTATGTGATCGCCGTGCGTGCTGTCTCCAGCCAGGATGCCATGACAGCAGAGGCGATGGAGCTTCCCTGGGAGGCGCTCAGACGTATCAGCAGCCGGATCACCGGGGAGATACCTGCGGTCTGCAGAGTGGTCTACGATCTGACCCCCAAGCCCCCGGGCACAATAGAGTTCGAGTAG
- a CDS encoding methanogenesis marker 16 metalloprotein, with translation MIRRIEDIKERIKCGRAVVLTQPEISRMLEERGEVSLKDVDVVTTATRAVMSGTYAVLSFPLAAPGSFIRASSARINGVPAWPGPCPNERLGMIDLMVYGTSHSIYQPEYGGGHLFRELVEGGEARVEAESEDGKVIERSIRLEEIPYARIFSTRNAFKNYVAFVNPRSLPLKSIFSRIEFPPHLAAATVSGCGQINPVKNDPYLETIGIGTRILLNGAQGFVVGKGTRSLPTRPNLLGLADMHQMDPEYMGGFLTSAGPECIGSWAVPIPVLNETILNAILQQDRDIPLTIMDVNVRQKIGKSSYGDVWDSVDLRVRFDPERCRGCSVCTAEPVCPMRAILIEDGRVMRDEERCFNCGLCVSQCSGGAFQGRLGAIHLGERTVPIQLRQSDRARAVKLAERLKEEILDGSFGLTEMVERL, from the coding sequence ATGATCAGGAGAATAGAAGACATAAAAGAACGCATAAAGTGCGGACGGGCAGTGGTCCTCACCCAGCCGGAGATCTCCCGGATGCTTGAGGAGAGAGGAGAGGTCAGTCTGAAGGATGTTGATGTCGTCACCACTGCCACCCGAGCGGTGATGAGCGGCACATATGCTGTGCTATCCTTTCCCCTGGCAGCTCCGGGATCATTCATCCGCGCCAGCAGCGCCAGGATCAATGGCGTTCCCGCCTGGCCCGGACCCTGTCCCAATGAGAGGTTGGGGATGATCGATCTGATGGTATACGGCACCTCGCACAGCATATACCAGCCTGAGTATGGGGGAGGACACCTCTTCCGCGAACTGGTGGAGGGAGGAGAGGCGCGGGTGGAGGCGGAGTCTGAAGATGGAAAGGTCATCGAGAGGTCCATCCGCCTGGAGGAGATACCCTATGCCCGTATATTCTCCACCCGCAATGCCTTCAAGAACTATGTGGCCTTCGTCAACCCCAGGAGCCTCCCTCTGAAGAGCATCTTCAGCCGCATTGAGTTTCCCCCCCACCTTGCTGCTGCCACGGTCTCTGGATGCGGCCAGATCAACCCGGTCAAGAACGATCCCTATCTGGAGACCATAGGCATCGGGACCCGCATTCTCCTCAATGGCGCTCAGGGCTTTGTGGTGGGCAAAGGCACCCGCTCCCTGCCCACCCGGCCCAACCTCCTCGGTCTGGCTGATATGCATCAGATGGATCCGGAGTACATGGGCGGCTTTCTGACCTCAGCCGGCCCGGAGTGCATAGGCTCCTGGGCGGTGCCCATTCCGGTTCTCAATGAGACCATTCTCAATGCCATATTGCAGCAGGACAGGGATATTCCTCTCACCATAATGGATGTGAATGTCCGCCAGAAGATCGGCAAGAGCAGCTACGGGGATGTCTGGGATTCAGTCGATCTAAGGGTCAGGTTCGATCCGGAGAGGTGCAGAGGCTGCAGCGTATGCACTGCAGAGCCGGTCTGTCCCATGAGAGCGATCCTCATCGAGGATGGCCGGGTTATGCGCGATGAAGAGAGGTGCTTCAACTGCGGCCTGTGCGTCTCCCAGTGCAGCGGCGGGGCCTTCCAGGGAAGGCTGGGAGCCATTCATCTGGGGGAGAGGACAGTTCCCATCCAGCTCCGTCAGTCGGATAGAGCAAGGGCGGTGAAGCTGGCAGAGAGGCTGAAAGAGGAGATCCTGGATGGCTCATTCGGCCTGACTGAGATGGTGGAACGGCTGTGA
- a CDS encoding S8 family serine peptidase, with translation MIGHQRGDDRASAQGNASVNGASLSDGYISPARIINAERLWEKGIDGKGINVAVIDSGIDKNHPDLIGKVIAEKNFLANEVTADDLLGHGTMIAGIIAGSGVSSKGEYKGIAPGASLINVKVIDQNGDGRVSDIIAGIEWAIYNGADVLSLSLGGINLGRPIHP, from the coding sequence ATGATAGGGCATCAGCGCGGGGATGATAGGGCATCTGCACAGGGGAATGCATCTGTTAATGGCGCTTCCCTATCAGACGGTTACATCTCTCCTGCTCGGATCATCAATGCAGAGAGGCTGTGGGAGAAGGGGATCGATGGGAAGGGCATCAATGTCGCTGTGATCGACTCGGGCATCGATAAGAACCATCCTGACCTGATCGGCAAGGTGATTGCAGAGAAGAACTTCCTGGCAAATGAGGTTACAGCAGATGATCTCCTGGGCCATGGCACAATGATCGCCGGCATCATCGCCGGCTCGGGCGTCAGCTCGAAGGGAGAGTATAAAGGAATCGCCCCCGGGGCAAGCCTGATCAATGTCAAGGTGATCGACCAGAATGGCGACGGCAGGGTATCGGATATCATTGCCGGCATAGAGTGGGCCATCTACAATGGCGCTGATGTTCTGAGCCTCAGCCTGGGAGGGATAAACCTGGGGAGACCAATCCACCCATAA
- a CDS encoding dihydroneopterin aldolase family protein, which produces MGALYHQFVGSPVGMRTASSLERAMEESISLQPYVRRVEVRINRDMLKENIFGYGELEGRMIWAQVEIEYEER; this is translated from the coding sequence CTGGGAGCACTTTATCACCAATTCGTGGGCTCTCCAGTAGGAATGAGGACTGCATCCAGCCTGGAGAGAGCTATGGAGGAGAGCATCTCCCTTCAGCCTTATGTCCGCAGGGTTGAGGTGAGGATAAACCGGGATATGCTAAAGGAGAACATCTTCGGCTACGGCGAGCTGGAGGGGAGGATGATCTGGGCCCAGGTGGAGATAGAATATGAGGAGAGGTGA
- a CDS encoding MFS transporter has product MSAPDKRMNILLLGFVSFLNDISSEIIQPILPLFIAQLGGGSMAVGLIGGVSDGLPSILKLLSGCCSDRLGRRKPLVVAGYALSAAGKIFLPFSSAWQHVFLLKTVERSGKGVRSAPRDAMISESADEKNKGRGFGLHRAMDSAGAVVGSLLAYLLWQGGYSYSSILMLAGILSIVALIPFIKVKESFSGSECSIRLNLSALSPELKAFLFIACLFALGNFSYMFFILRAQAHFSGSMAVAAPILLYLLFNLVYALLAMPAGIWSDRVGRRRVLFLGYSLFALTAIGFASISSLWGLIVLFALYGLVYALVDGSERAYISDLCPAGLRGSSLGIYYGLVGVASIISSLLAGALWSLWGAEASFLYGAAAAALAAGGMMVMMRRER; this is encoded by the coding sequence TTGTCAGCTCCGGATAAGAGGATGAACATCCTTCTGCTGGGCTTTGTCAGCTTTCTTAACGACATCAGCAGCGAGATCATCCAGCCCATCCTTCCTCTCTTTATCGCCCAACTGGGAGGAGGCAGCATGGCAGTGGGCCTGATCGGCGGGGTGAGCGATGGCTTGCCCAGCATACTCAAGCTCCTCTCAGGATGCTGCTCCGATCGTTTGGGCAGGAGAAAGCCGCTGGTGGTGGCCGGTTATGCCCTCTCGGCAGCAGGCAAGATCTTCCTTCCCTTTTCCTCCGCCTGGCAGCATGTCTTCCTGCTCAAGACAGTGGAGAGGAGCGGCAAAGGGGTGAGGTCCGCCCCCAGGGATGCCATGATATCCGAGTCCGCAGATGAGAAGAACAAGGGGCGAGGCTTCGGCCTGCACCGGGCTATGGATTCGGCAGGCGCTGTCGTCGGCTCGCTTCTGGCCTATCTCCTCTGGCAGGGAGGATACAGCTACTCCTCCATTCTGATGCTGGCAGGGATTCTCTCAATAGTGGCATTGATTCCTTTTATCAAGGTGAAAGAGAGCTTCTCAGGTTCTGAATGCAGCATCAGACTGAATCTCTCCGCCCTATCCCCTGAGCTTAAGGCCTTCCTTTTCATAGCCTGCCTCTTCGCCCTGGGCAACTTCAGCTATATGTTCTTCATCCTCCGCGCTCAGGCCCATTTCTCCGGATCTATGGCAGTGGCAGCGCCCATTCTCCTCTATCTGCTCTTCAATCTGGTCTATGCCCTCCTGGCCATGCCAGCGGGGATATGGTCGGATCGGGTGGGGAGAAGAAGGGTCCTCTTCCTGGGGTACTCCCTTTTTGCCCTTACCGCCATCGGATTTGCTTCTATCTCCAGCCTCTGGGGCCTGATCGTCCTCTTCGCCCTTTACGGCCTGGTATATGCCCTGGTGGACGGCTCGGAGAGGGCCTATATCTCCGACCTCTGCCCAGCCGGGCTGAGAGGAAGCTCTTTAGGGATATACTACGGTTTGGTGGGGGTGGCATCCATCATCTCCAGCCTGCTCGCTGGGGCCCTGTGGTCCCTCTGGGGTGCTGAGGCCTCGTTTCTTTATGGCGCCGCTGCTGCAGCACTGGCAGCGGGGGGGATGATGGTGATGATGAGAAGGGAGCGATGA